One Chloroflexota bacterium DNA segment encodes these proteins:
- a CDS encoding polyhydroxyalkanoate synthesis regulator DNA-binding domain-containing protein has protein sequence MELIKKYGNRKLYHTNAKQYITLHGIAKLIRAGSDVRVVDNVTGEDLTVQTLSQILLNSKGRRSGSLPIPILSDLIQTSGETLSQMRRNLFQSLGGSQIVDAEIRLRLEHLLDEGKISEDVCQHMGQLLLKDSGHAHAENLPDRSDVERLKSQVEQLANLVEQLLHDK, from the coding sequence GTGGAATTAATTAAGAAATACGGCAATCGGAAGCTTTATCATACCAATGCCAAACAATATATTACCCTGCATGGCATTGCCAAGTTGATTCGGGCAGGCAGTGATGTTCGGGTCGTCGATAATGTGACTGGCGAAGATTTGACGGTGCAAACCTTATCGCAAATTCTGCTCAATAGCAAAGGCCGCCGTTCAGGCTCGCTGCCAATTCCGATTTTGTCTGATCTGATTCAAACCAGCGGCGAGACGCTCTCGCAAATGCGCCGGAATCTGTTTCAATCGCTGGGCGGGAGCCAAATTGTTGATGCCGAAATTCGCTTACGCCTCGAACATTTGCTCGATGAAGGCAAAATTAGCGAAGATGTCTGTCAACATATGGGCCAATTATTACTCAAAGATTCGGGCCATGCCCACGCCGAGAACCTACCTGATCGCTCCGATGTTGAACGCTTGAAAAGCCAAGTTGAGCAACTAGCCAATTTAGTTGAGCAACTGTTGCACGATAAATAA
- a CDS encoding ABC transporter permease: protein MIGFIIRRVLAMIPVLFLVALITFFMMKQAKGGPFDQEKEVAPSTIALLNRKFGLDKPAWLNSAEFNNRLSAEGNPFSALRGLLDSQFGNYMINAVQGDLGPTYASKGTETVQDKIKETFPISLRLGMISLAFALLVGFPLGILGALRQNTIFDYFSLILSTIGFSVPTFVTGLLLLLVMSKVFDVAPIKDPSVWQGFSTSYIPPAIILGLGTMAYITRLTRSSVLEVKRQDYIRTARAKGLGDRVVILRHILRNSLIPVITILGPAVAGLVTGSFIIESVFRVPGIGSEFIGAIGSRDYSMIMGSTLFFSLLVALGNIMVDLSYGLIDPRIRNS, encoded by the coding sequence ATGATTGGCTTTATAATTCGTCGCGTCTTGGCGATGATTCCGGTGTTGTTTCTCGTGGCACTCATTACTTTTTTTATGATGAAACAGGCCAAAGGCGGGCCATTTGATCAAGAAAAAGAAGTTGCCCCGTCAACGATTGCCCTGCTGAATCGCAAATTTGGCTTAGATAAACCCGCTTGGCTCAACTCGGCAGAATTTAATAATCGCTTGAGTGCTGAGGGCAACCCCTTTTCGGCGCTGCGCGGTTTGCTCGATAGCCAATTTGGCAACTATATGATAAATGCCGTCCAAGGCGATCTAGGCCCAACCTATGCTTCGAAAGGCACCGAAACAGTTCAAGATAAAATTAAAGAAACCTTTCCGATTTCGTTGCGCCTTGGCATGATTTCGTTGGCTTTTGCGCTGTTGGTGGGCTTTCCCCTTGGTATTTTGGGGGCTTTGCGCCAAAATACGATCTTCGATTACTTTAGCTTGATTCTCTCAACGATTGGGTTTTCAGTGCCAACCTTTGTGACTGGTTTGCTGTTGCTGCTGGTTATGAGCAAGGTATTTGATGTGGCTCCGATTAAAGATCCTTCGGTTTGGCAAGGTTTTAGTACTTCGTATATTCCACCAGCGATCATTTTGGGTTTAGGAACAATGGCCTATATTACCCGTTTGACCCGCAGTAGTGTGCTTGAAGTTAAACGCCAGGATTATATTCGCACTGCCCGCGCTAAAGGTCTCGGCGATCGCGTGGTAATTTTGCGCCATATCCTGCGCAATAGTTTGATTCCAGTGATTACGATTCTTGGGCCGGCAGTGGCTGGCTTGGTAACTGGCTCGTTTATTATCGAATCAGTTTTCCGTGTGCCAGGCATTGGCAGTGAATTTATTGGGGCAATCGGTAGCCGTGATTACTCGATGATTATGGGTTCAACCCTATTTTTCTCATTACTGGTTGCCTTGGGCAATATTATGGTAGACCTTTCGTATGGCTTGATTGATCCACGGATTCGTAACAGCTAG
- a CDS encoding ABC transporter ATP-binding protein: MAEAPLLEVKNLQVQFKTADGVVNAVNNVSFSVNRGETLGIVGESGSGKSVTSLSIMRLIPSPPGKIAGGQILFDGDNLVDFSESEMRKIRGNRISMIFQDPMTSLNPVLRIGRQMTESLQLHMGMTPKQARNRAIDLLSMVGIPAPDKRLDDFPHQFSGGMRQRVMIAMGLACNPELLIADEPTTALDVTIQAQILELLNRLKNETGTAIIFITHDLGVVAGMTDRVIVMYAGRVVEQASTNELFHNPRMPYTIGLLDSIPRLDGIQTRLTPIPGLPPDLLEKTERCPFAPRCDFVQEQCWSETPSLRQVAPEHTAACLFEIDREQRQAMAAKKIAEEQAALDAALEDVLAHEQAS, from the coding sequence ATGGCTGAAGCACCCTTGCTTGAGGTCAAAAACCTACAAGTTCAATTTAAAACCGCTGATGGTGTGGTCAATGCTGTCAATAATGTTTCATTCTCGGTTAATCGTGGCGAAACCTTAGGCATCGTCGGCGAATCTGGCTCAGGCAAAAGCGTGACATCACTTTCGATTATGCGCTTGATTCCTTCGCCTCCAGGCAAAATTGCTGGTGGCCAGATTTTATTCGATGGCGATAATCTAGTCGATTTTAGCGAGTCGGAGATGCGTAAAATCCGTGGTAATCGGATTTCGATGATCTTCCAAGACCCCATGACTTCGCTCAATCCGGTGCTACGAATTGGTCGGCAGATGACTGAATCGCTGCAATTGCACATGGGGATGACTCCCAAACAGGCGCGAAACCGCGCCATTGACTTGCTCTCAATGGTTGGGATTCCGGCTCCTGACAAACGGCTTGATGATTTTCCACATCAATTTTCTGGTGGGATGCGCCAACGGGTGATGATCGCTATGGGTCTTGCTTGTAACCCTGAGCTGTTGATCGCCGACGAGCCAACGACAGCACTCGATGTAACTATTCAAGCGCAAATTCTCGAATTGCTTAACCGTCTCAAGAACGAGACCGGCACGGCGATTATTTTTATCACCCACGACCTTGGGGTTGTAGCGGGCATGACCGACCGCGTGATTGTGATGTATGCTGGACGGGTGGTCGAACAGGCCTCAACCAACGAGCTGTTCCATAATCCCCGCATGCCGTATACCATTGGCTTGCTTGATTCGATTCCACGGCTTGATGGAATTCAAACGCGCCTTACGCCAATTCCAGGGTTACCACCGGATTTGTTGGAGAAAACCGAGCGTTGCCCATTTGCGCCGCGCTGCGATTTTGTGCAAGAGCAATGCTGGAGCGAAACGCCGAGTTTGCGCCAAGTTGCGCCTGAGCATACCGCTGCCTGTTTATTCGAGATTGATCGTGAACAGCGCCAAGCGATGGCCGCCAAGAAAATTGCCGAAGAACAAGCCGCCTTGGATGCTGCGCTTGAAGATGTTTTAGCCCACGAACAGGCATCGTAG
- a CDS encoding peptide ABC transporter substrate-binding protein, giving the protein MLKRRLTRLLALMVLTVPTLAACGAGDATPTTAPAAATATTAPATGAEATATTAPVAEATATTTEATAEPAATAGNVLRVHQVAYPDVFDPQKSSYSAEIVLLSQNYEGLTRLNDKLETVPGAAEKWESNAEGTVFTFTLRPDLKYSDGSALTSKNFAYAIERTCDPVTAGEYQSILFDITGCADFASAVVTDTAQYDAAKAALGVSTPDDKTIVISTVQAAPYLPTIAGLWVMYPAKAELIEKGGENWWKDASLQVGNGPFQFSRIAEDQQIDFVRNENYWNKAKLDGISMIYIDDSSVALEAYRQGQLDIFQPDPSQIPAVQSDADLGPLYISYPGANTTGLQFNTTTEPFNDPKVREAFAYAIDRATFCEVIRNGDCLPTLTWIPQGIPGYDATEDRFAFDPEKAKAALAESTYGSADKLPEITFAYSSNDTANQARHEFLANTFREVLGVEVKLQPLPSKDLSAAKKDNATYPQISLGGWIQDYPDAQNWLSVFWSSKATFAQRQGYGNPAVDEFLTKADTSTDDATRLEAYAAAQKLIVGDLPTAMMYNRVNKYVINPRVSGFSQTAADDQFPGQWTSYSIEVK; this is encoded by the coding sequence ATGCTCAAACGTCGTTTGACCCGCTTATTGGCCTTAATGGTATTGACAGTACCAACCTTGGCCGCTTGTGGCGCTGGGGATGCAACTCCAACGACTGCACCTGCCGCTGCTACCGCAACGACCGCACCTGCTACTGGTGCTGAAGCAACTGCAACAACCGCTCCTGTGGCTGAAGCAACTGCAACAACGACCGAAGCGACCGCTGAGCCAGCCGCTACCGCCGGAAACGTCTTACGGGTACACCAAGTTGCCTATCCAGATGTCTTTGACCCACAGAAAAGTTCGTACAGCGCCGAAATCGTGTTGCTGTCGCAAAACTACGAAGGCCTAACTCGCCTCAATGACAAACTGGAAACCGTGCCTGGTGCTGCTGAAAAATGGGAATCAAACGCTGAAGGTACCGTGTTTACCTTCACCTTGCGCCCTGACCTCAAATACAGCGATGGTTCAGCTCTAACTTCAAAGAACTTTGCCTATGCCATCGAACGCACCTGTGACCCAGTAACCGCTGGCGAATATCAATCAATTTTGTTTGATATCACTGGTTGTGCCGATTTTGCGAGCGCAGTTGTAACCGATACTGCTCAATACGATGCAGCCAAGGCTGCTTTGGGCGTGAGCACTCCCGACGATAAAACCATCGTCATCTCAACCGTCCAAGCTGCTCCTTACTTGCCAACCATCGCTGGCTTGTGGGTGATGTACCCAGCTAAAGCTGAGTTGATCGAAAAAGGTGGCGAAAATTGGTGGAAAGATGCCAGCTTGCAAGTTGGTAACGGCCCATTCCAATTCAGCCGGATTGCTGAAGACCAACAAATTGACTTTGTACGGAACGAAAACTACTGGAACAAAGCCAAACTTGATGGCATCAGCATGATCTACATCGACGATTCATCAGTTGCTTTGGAAGCCTATCGCCAAGGTCAACTGGATATCTTCCAACCAGACCCAAGCCAAATTCCAGCCGTCCAAAGCGATGCTGATCTTGGGCCATTGTACATTTCATATCCAGGGGCAAACACCACTGGCTTGCAATTCAACACCACAACCGAACCATTCAACGATCCAAAGGTTCGTGAAGCATTTGCCTATGCGATCGATCGCGCAACCTTCTGCGAAGTGATCCGCAACGGCGACTGTTTGCCAACCCTGACTTGGATTCCTCAAGGGATTCCTGGTTATGATGCAACCGAAGATCGCTTTGCCTTCGATCCTGAAAAGGCTAAAGCTGCCTTGGCTGAATCAACCTATGGCTCAGCCGATAAGTTGCCAGAAATCACCTTTGCTTACAGCAGCAACGATACCGCTAACCAAGCTCGTCACGAGTTCTTGGCCAACACCTTCCGCGAAGTCTTAGGTGTTGAAGTTAAGTTGCAACCATTGCCAAGCAAAGATTTGAGCGCTGCCAAGAAAGATAACGCAACCTATCCTCAAATTTCATTGGGTGGCTGGATTCAAGACTATCCAGATGCTCAAAACTGGTTGAGCGTGTTCTGGAGCAGCAAAGCAACCTTTGCTCAACGCCAAGGTTACGGCAACCCTGCGGTTGACGAGTTCTTGACCAAGGCCGACACCAGCACCGACGACGCAACCCGCTTGGAAGCCTATGCGGCTGCCCAAAAGTTGATTGTTGGTGATTTGCCAACCGCCATGATGTACAACCGGGTCAACAAATATGTGATCAACCCACGGGTGAGCGGCTTCTCACAAACCGCCGCTGATGATCAATTCCCTGGCCAATGGACATCATACAGCATCGAAGTCAAGTAA
- a CDS encoding PAS domain S-box protein produces MPRKLKWPLAGAWQRRLIKATRRKDVTLEQFPVGLVWFQGAQVFFNQAVTAMIGYSNAEITTTEQWFSTLYGPEAASMRQLYATTAAAALGQTIHGFVVNRQNQSCLLECTLASNGHRQVWLVRDISESNRLERLMLQTEQTARVGGWEIDLRTNQVFWTREMYHILDTTAHEYTPTIENQNFFHTNATLIQLEAIFRQMIEQRGSFDMSVEMRTFRGRSFWGRFTGRVELEFDQPIKIYGSLQDVTEHHQLTEALRVAEHDYRTIFETTKIGIFRITPDGRVLRANPALVRLAGFAHEHELVDYVADLTTMYVEPQRFEYLRELLQTDGSYDEIESEVYRPATGERIWISETSRLVYAEDGSMLYAEGTIQEITARKQAEEALRHARDAAEAANHAKSTFLANMSHELRTPLNAIIGYSELLMDDTDFDDPTMVEQFRHDIGQINDAGHQLLNLVNDVLDLAKVEAGKYQVAAETFDLNSLVRDLIATINPMAQKNANSLYFAPNKHLPLIHTDRSMLRQILLNLLSNAAKFTKAGSINISVSFDPASQHVQCRVRDTGIGMSNEQMQRLFEPFTQGDASTTRRYGGTGLGLALCRHFIELLNGSIQVESVFGQGSIFTIVFPCLVEAID; encoded by the coding sequence ATGCCTCGGAAATTGAAATGGCCACTCGCTGGCGCATGGCAACGCCGCTTGATTAAAGCAACTCGCCGTAAAGATGTAACGCTTGAGCAATTTCCGGTTGGCTTGGTTTGGTTTCAAGGCGCACAGGTTTTTTTTAATCAAGCAGTTACGGCGATGATTGGCTATAGCAATGCTGAAATTACGACGACTGAGCAATGGTTTAGTACCTTGTATGGCCCTGAAGCTGCCAGCATGCGCCAATTGTATGCAACAACTGCGGCAGCAGCCTTAGGCCAAACGATTCATGGTTTTGTGGTAAATCGCCAGAATCAAAGTTGCCTTTTAGAATGTACGTTGGCATCCAATGGCCATCGTCAGGTTTGGTTGGTACGCGATATTAGCGAGAGCAATCGGCTTGAGCGCTTGATGTTGCAAACTGAACAAACCGCCCGCGTTGGTGGCTGGGAGATCGATTTACGTACCAATCAGGTATTTTGGACGCGCGAAATGTATCATATTTTGGATACTACAGCCCACGAATACACGCCCACAATTGAGAATCAAAATTTTTTCCATACCAATGCGACGCTAATCCAGCTTGAGGCGATTTTTCGCCAAATGATCGAGCAGCGTGGCTCGTTTGATATGAGCGTGGAAATGCGGACGTTTCGGGGGCGCTCGTTCTGGGGGCGTTTTACTGGGCGAGTTGAGCTAGAGTTTGACCAGCCAATCAAAATTTATGGCTCGCTGCAAGATGTAACTGAGCACCATCAATTAACTGAGGCCTTGCGCGTGGCCGAGCACGACTATCGCACAATTTTTGAAACCACCAAAATTGGCATCTTCCGCATTACTCCCGATGGGCGGGTGTTGCGAGCTAATCCGGCGTTGGTGCGCTTGGCAGGCTTTGCCCATGAGCATGAATTGGTCGATTATGTGGCCGATTTAACCACGATGTATGTTGAGCCGCAGCGTTTTGAATATTTGCGTGAGCTGCTGCAAACCGATGGCTCGTATGATGAAATTGAATCAGAAGTTTATCGGCCTGCTACGGGCGAACGAATTTGGATCAGCGAAACCTCGCGTTTGGTGTATGCTGAGGATGGCTCGATGCTCTACGCCGAAGGCACGATTCAAGAAATTACGGCACGCAAACAGGCCGAAGAGGCTTTGCGCCATGCCCGTGATGCTGCTGAAGCCGCCAATCATGCCAAAAGCACCTTTTTGGCCAATATGAGCCACGAGCTGCGCACGCCACTGAATGCAATTATTGGCTACAGCGAATTGCTGATGGACGATACTGATTTTGATGACCCGACGATGGTTGAGCAGTTTCGTCATGATATTGGCCAAATTAATGATGCAGGCCATCAATTGCTCAATTTGGTCAACGATGTGCTTGATTTGGCCAAAGTTGAGGCTGGCAAATATCAAGTTGCTGCCGAAACCTTTGATCTCAACAGCCTTGTGCGCGATTTGATTGCCACAATTAACCCAATGGCCCAGAAAAATGCCAATAGTCTTTACTTTGCACCAAACAAACATCTGCCGTTAATTCATACTGATCGCTCGATGTTGCGCCAGATTTTGCTGAATTTATTGAGCAATGCCGCCAAATTTACCAAAGCAGGCAGTATCAACATCAGCGTCAGCTTTGATCCGGCTAGCCAGCATGTGCAATGTCGGGTGCGCGATACCGGCATTGGCATGAGCAATGAGCAAATGCAACGCTTGTTTGAGCCATTTACCCAAGGCGATGCCTCGACCACGCGGCGCTATGGTGGCACAGGTTTGGGCTTGGCACTTTGTCGCCATTTTATCGAACTCTTGAACGGCTCAATTCAAGTTGAAAGCGTTTTTGGTCAAGGCTCGATCTTTACCATCGTCTTTCCATGCTTGGTTGAGGCGATTGATTAG
- a CDS encoding dipeptide ABC transporter ATP-binding protein, which produces MAVQNDTLLDINGLKMHFPVKSNGLLRRTIGAVKAVDGLSFSVKRGETLGLVGESGCGKSTTGRAILQLHRPTAGTVSFDGKDLTKLNGEAMRQMRRKVQIIFQDPYASLNPRMTVGDIVGEPIRVHGLRTGKEVRTRVEELLRVVGLNPYFINRYPHEFSGGQRQRIGIARALAVEPDFIVCDEPVSALDVSIQAQIINLLQDLQGQFGLTYLFIAHNLSVVKHISDRVAVMYLGKMVELAPSKELYANPMHPYTQALLSAVPIPDPEVEKQRQRIILQGDVPSPLNPPTGCHFHTRCPIVIDKCKAEDPPFHDYGGGHFVACWRATESQEQMNLKLQ; this is translated from the coding sequence ATGGCAGTACAAAATGATACTCTGCTCGATATCAACGGCTTAAAAATGCACTTCCCTGTCAAATCCAACGGTTTATTACGCCGCACGATCGGGGCAGTTAAGGCAGTTGATGGCTTGAGCTTTTCAGTCAAACGTGGCGAGACGCTGGGCTTGGTCGGTGAATCAGGCTGTGGCAAATCGACAACTGGGCGGGCAATATTGCAGTTGCATCGCCCAACCGCTGGCACGGTAAGCTTTGATGGCAAGGATTTGACCAAACTCAACGGCGAGGCTATGCGCCAAATGCGCCGTAAAGTCCAGATTATTTTCCAAGATCCCTATGCTTCGCTCAACCCGCGTATGACCGTTGGTGATATTGTAGGTGAGCCAATTCGGGTGCACGGCCTGCGCACTGGCAAAGAGGTGCGCACCCGGGTTGAAGAATTGCTGCGGGTGGTTGGTCTCAATCCTTACTTTATCAACCGCTACCCACATGAATTTTCGGGTGGTCAACGCCAACGGATTGGGATTGCCCGCGCCTTGGCGGTCGAGCCAGATTTTATCGTCTGCGATGAGCCAGTTTCGGCGCTTGACGTGTCGATTCAAGCCCAAATTATTAATCTGCTGCAAGATTTGCAGGGCCAATTTGGCTTGACCTATCTGTTTATTGCCCACAACCTGAGCGTGGTCAAGCATATCAGCGATCGGGTGGCGGTGATGTATTTGGGTAAAATGGTCGAGTTGGCTCCCTCAAAAGAGTTGTATGCTAATCCGATGCACCCCTATACTCAGGCTTTGCTCTCAGCTGTGCCGATTCCCGATCCTGAGGTCGAGAAGCAACGCCAGCGAATTATTTTGCAAGGTGATGTGCCCAGCCCACTTAATCCGCCGACTGGTTGTCACTTCCATACGCGCTGCCCAATTGTGATCGACAAATGCAAAGCCGAAGATCCGCCGTTCCACGATTATGGTGGCGGTCATTTTGTGGCTTGCTGGCGGGCAACTGAATCGCAAGAACAAATGAATTTGAAGTTGCAATAG
- a CDS encoding AAA family ATPase: MSPPTSLQRGTGFHHLIADEYRLIAQVLTYCHAAGYAIPPLLVIDYVIALKTSPFVLLFGPTGQGKTELARLFAQALVHPFDDQYTYVNLGSSLQAPEIQDRFGWMKFVETLENAAAPANAGRLFFLCLDNLRPHDVYTYFANVSRDADGITRLVMRGYPPDKWPALPSNVIITGTLDAEHPVDSDQSALLAQINCVYMQPQWLQSNIRTVKRQQRMAPVGMQRLLLEQQYRSDEAATERLQALLGPHLDDILQPPSELMAILWQSNLTYTQTWRSTMLRAVANSFTIEGHGLFIPYDVLNNAQFAYSFVMARQLLLRLWGQPQHSAAIEALLHRQLAQLPSTTLVGLTDSLLY, translated from the coding sequence ATGTCCCCACCAACCAGTTTGCAGCGTGGCACTGGCTTTCATCATCTGATCGCCGATGAATATCGGTTGATTGCTCAGGTGTTGACCTATTGCCACGCCGCTGGTTATGCCATCCCGCCTCTGTTAGTGATTGACTATGTGATTGCGCTTAAAACCAGCCCATTTGTCTTGCTATTTGGGCCAACTGGGCAGGGCAAAACTGAATTGGCGCGGCTGTTTGCTCAGGCTTTGGTGCATCCCTTTGATGATCAATATACCTATGTGAACTTAGGGAGCAGCCTGCAAGCACCCGAAATCCAAGATCGTTTTGGTTGGATGAAATTTGTCGAGACCTTAGAGAACGCCGCTGCTCCGGCCAATGCTGGTCGTTTGTTCTTCTTATGTCTCGATAATTTGCGACCCCATGATGTATATACCTACTTCGCCAATGTTAGCCGCGATGCCGATGGAATTACGCGCTTGGTGATGCGTGGTTATCCACCTGATAAATGGCCAGCCTTGCCCAGTAACGTGATTATCACCGGAACACTTGATGCCGAACATCCAGTTGATAGCGATCAAAGTGCCCTTTTAGCCCAAATTAACTGTGTCTATATGCAGCCACAATGGTTGCAAAGCAATATTCGCACAGTTAAACGTCAACAACGCATGGCTCCGGTTGGTATGCAACGCTTGTTGCTTGAGCAACAGTATCGCAGTGATGAGGCTGCCACTGAGCGTTTACAGGCCTTGCTTGGCCCGCATCTCGACGATATTTTGCAACCGCCTAGCGAGTTGATGGCAATTTTGTGGCAAAGTAACTTGACCTACACCCAGACCTGGCGTAGTACCATGTTGCGGGCTGTGGCAAATAGCTTTACCATAGAGGGGCACGGACTTTTTATTCCATATGATGTGCTTAACAACGCCCAGTTTGCCTATTCGTTTGTCATGGCACGCCAATTGTTGTTAAGGCTTTGGGGGCAACCGCAGCATAGCGCCGCAATTGAGGCCTTGTTGCATCGCCAACTTGCCCAACTACCAAGCACCACCTTGGTAGGGTTAACCGACTCTTTGCTCTATTAG
- a CDS encoding ABC transporter permease, which translates to MATASNVAGKSPAQAQEFTRPVRSLWSDAWLRLRRNRLAMASIVYLFLLALVAIFAPVIAPHAPSRPTSTELRERGTYRQAAWVVDEKNPKRSGVWKFPLGTDSAGGDVLSRLIYGTRVSMVVGFIPMIFTLTIGITIGLISGFAGGKLDSLLMRFTDIVFSLPDILFFIIVQTAFNQTAFGKTFNGLLLIFLSFSAVNWASVSRLVRGQVLSLKEKEFVEAAEAVGVRRGSILFRHILPNTLAPIIVAGAFIVPSAIVTEATLSFLGIGIQPDTNPNNPFPTSWGQMILEGKSAIDSQPWILIASAIAIASITIAFVALGDGLRDALDPRQ; encoded by the coding sequence ATGGCAACCGCATCGAATGTGGCAGGCAAAAGCCCTGCCCAAGCTCAAGAATTTACGCGGCCTGTTCGGAGTCTTTGGAGCGATGCTTGGTTGCGCCTGCGACGCAATCGGTTGGCAATGGCAAGTATTGTCTATTTGTTTTTGCTGGCGCTGGTAGCAATTTTTGCTCCAGTTATTGCCCCGCATGCGCCTAGCCGCCCAACCTCAACCGAATTACGCGAACGAGGCACCTATCGTCAAGCTGCATGGGTAGTTGATGAGAAAAATCCGAAACGTAGTGGAGTTTGGAAATTTCCACTTGGCACCGATTCTGCTGGCGGCGATGTGCTCAGCCGTTTGATTTATGGCACGCGGGTTTCGATGGTTGTGGGTTTTATTCCCATGATCTTTACCCTGACGATCGGGATCACTATTGGCTTGATTTCAGGTTTTGCTGGTGGCAAACTCGATAGTTTGCTCATGCGTTTTACTGATATCGTCTTTTCGCTGCCCGATATCCTGTTCTTCATTATTGTGCAAACTGCCTTCAATCAAACCGCCTTTGGTAAAACCTTCAATGGTTTGTTATTGATTTTCTTATCGTTCTCGGCGGTAAACTGGGCCAGTGTTTCGCGTTTGGTGCGTGGCCAAGTGCTTTCATTAAAAGAAAAAGAATTCGTGGAAGCTGCTGAAGCGGTTGGAGTCCGACGTGGCTCAATTTTATTCCGCCATATTTTGCCCAACACGCTCGCGCCGATTATTGTGGCAGGCGCGTTTATTGTGCCAAGCGCGATTGTCACTGAAGCAACCCTGAGCTTTTTGGGGATTGGTATCCAGCCTGATACCAACCCCAATAATCCGTTCCCTACCAGCTGGGGCCAGATGATTTTGGAAGGTAAGTCGGCGATTGATTCGCAACCATGGATTCTGATCGCGTCGGCGATTGCAATTGCTTCAATTACGATTGCCTTTGTGGCTTTGGGCGATGGTTTACGTGATGCGCTTGATCCCCGTCAATAG
- a CDS encoding patatin-like phospholipase family protein yields the protein MKKSTPSKRALVLAGGGISGAVYEIGALRAIDDLLTTLSINDFDMYVGTSAGSLISSCLANGITTRELLRILEGALPDAKRLQRDQILALNLRGLIKRGRRLPRLLAQRAIETLRRPQDFAPLDWAWKLLEGLPNGIYSTNSLERYLRHFLTERGSNHFAELQRELYIVATELDSGDRAVFGEGNLRNVPISAAVAASSAMPIVYEPVRINGVDYIDGGVRGTASLDVAIDRGAKLIVCVNPLVAFDNRKHQLGSRIADAGIQAIGNQVFRTFIQAGLHYHIKKLRQQHPDVDIILIEPRADDAIVFAEHVLHYDERMLLARHGYESATIRLADKYQDYKVILAKHGVQISRQRVAKELHHLFASDDADTLHSLLESDPNGKRLTHPQKSWRTVNLAHTLDDLDARLGNLE from the coding sequence ATGAAGAAATCAACCCCATCCAAACGCGCTCTTGTCCTCGCTGGTGGTGGCATCTCTGGTGCCGTTTACGAAATTGGCGCTCTCCGTGCCATCGATGATCTCCTCACAACCCTAAGCATCAACGATTTCGATATGTATGTTGGCACAAGTGCTGGCAGCCTGATTAGCTCGTGCTTGGCGAATGGCATCACCACCCGCGAGTTGCTACGCATTCTCGAAGGTGCTTTGCCCGATGCCAAACGACTACAACGCGACCAAATTCTGGCGCTCAATTTGCGCGGCTTGATCAAGCGTGGTCGCCGTTTGCCACGCCTATTGGCCCAACGAGCAATCGAAACTTTGCGTCGCCCACAAGATTTTGCTCCCCTCGATTGGGCTTGGAAGTTGCTCGAAGGCTTGCCCAATGGCATTTATTCAACCAACAGCTTAGAGCGCTATCTGCGCCATTTCTTGACTGAGCGCGGTAGCAACCACTTTGCTGAGTTACAGCGCGAGCTTTATATCGTGGCAACTGAGCTGGATAGCGGTGACCGCGCAGTGTTTGGCGAAGGCAACCTGCGCAATGTGCCAATTTCAGCGGCGGTTGCAGCTTCCAGCGCCATGCCAATCGTTTATGAGCCAGTTCGGATCAATGGGGTTGATTATATTGATGGTGGGGTGCGCGGCACAGCCAGCCTCGATGTGGCGATTGATCGTGGGGCAAAACTGATTGTCTGTGTCAATCCACTGGTGGCCTTTGATAATCGGAAACATCAGCTTGGCAGCCGCATCGCTGACGCTGGCATTCAGGCGATTGGCAATCAGGTATTTCGCACCTTTATTCAGGCTGGCTTGCACTATCACATTAAAAAATTGCGCCAGCAACACCCCGATGTTGATATTATTTTGATCGAGCCACGCGCCGATGATGCGATTGTCTTTGCTGAACATGTGTTGCATTACGATGAGCGCATGTTGCTAGCTCGCCATGGCTACGAATCAGCCACAATTCGCTTAGCCGACAAATATCAAGATTACAAGGTGATTTTGGCCAAACACGGCGTTCAAATCAGCCGCCAACGCGTCGCCAAAGAATTACATCACTTGTTTGCTAGCGACGATGCCGATACCTTGCACTCATTATTAGAGAGCGATCCCAATGGCAAGCGTTTGACCCACCCCCAAAAAAGCTGGCGCACGGTCAACCTCGCTCACACCCTCGACGACCTTGATGCTCGCCTCGGCAATCTAGAATAA